In one window of Streptomyces roseofulvus DNA:
- a CDS encoding TetR/AcrR family transcriptional regulator has product MAHVPAAERRPQLIKAAIDLMTREGVAAGSTRAIAAELGVAQATVHYTFGTKEDLYRAVMDQITEDLIAQVERAAPEGAGFEETIAALAGALWRAMHEPAAHQQLLTELTMFALRTPRLSEARQEHYRRVIEVTARLLTETAVRTGHELAQPADTIARFVLSGFDGLTMQRICLPDEAAERVGLQALVSATVALAGGRLELTDVPVE; this is encoded by the coding sequence ATGGCTCACGTTCCCGCGGCCGAACGCCGCCCTCAGCTCATCAAGGCGGCCATCGACCTCATGACCAGGGAGGGCGTGGCCGCCGGCAGCACGCGCGCCATCGCCGCGGAGCTTGGGGTGGCGCAGGCCACGGTGCACTACACCTTCGGCACGAAGGAGGACCTCTACCGGGCCGTCATGGACCAGATCACCGAGGACCTCATCGCGCAGGTGGAGCGGGCGGCTCCCGAGGGCGCCGGGTTCGAGGAGACGATCGCCGCGCTGGCCGGCGCGCTGTGGCGAGCCATGCATGAACCCGCGGCGCACCAGCAGCTTCTCACCGAGCTGACCATGTTCGCTCTGCGCACTCCCCGGCTGAGCGAGGCGCGGCAGGAGCACTACCGCCGCGTGATAGAGGTGACCGCGCGGCTGCTCACCGAGACGGCGGTACGGACCGGGCACGAGCTGGCCCAGCCGGCGGACACGATCGCCCGTTTCGTCCTCTCGGGCTTCGACGGGCTGACGATGCAGCGTATCTGTCTGCCGGACGAGGCCGCCGAACGCGTGGGCCTGCAGGCCCTGGTGTCCGCGACGGTGGCTCTCGCCGGAGGCCGACTGGAGCTCACGGACGTGCCGGTGGAGTGA
- a CDS encoding alpha/beta hydrolase translates to MDQGPPTAPGVPPPDDGRRHAEERGAAPTDARRRLPIRHATLPGACGALLLGCLSFSPSLLPRAGILQGVITGILAAIGYALGVTAAWIWRAFTDREPRPARGRSWRVLLVAGVVLFGVAFGLGQYWQHRIRLLLGVTEYSLLQAIVMPLVAFLFFWIILLAARGVRRVYRWVAGLLRMYVGERAAKAVGGILVAAASVLLLSGLLVDGLVAAANQAFSLRDTQTEEGVVRPSTALRSGGPGTFVPWDSLGRKGRTFVAGGPSAAEIERFTRRPAQEPVRSYAGLQTAGDTETRAARAVADLRRIGGFRRHNLLVMTTTGSGWVDPAAVDSFEYLTGGDSATVALQYSYLPSWMSYLVDQSKAREAGRELFDAVYDTWSKLPPDARPRLYVAGESLGSFGGETAFSGEYDLRNRTSGTLFAGPPQFNTLFRRFSDHREAGSPEIQPVYENGRTVRFASDAAMAVPPSDTPWEGTRVLYLLHASDPIVWWGPHLMYDEPDWIGEAPGHDVLESMFWVPFVTFWQVTADLPFATGVPDGHGHTYRAEYVDGWNAVLRPSGVGEEDLHRLRTVISQG, encoded by the coding sequence ATGGACCAGGGGCCACCGACGGCACCGGGCGTGCCGCCACCTGACGACGGCCGGCGGCACGCGGAGGAGCGGGGCGCCGCGCCGACCGACGCCCGCAGACGGTTGCCGATCCGGCACGCGACCCTGCCCGGTGCCTGCGGTGCCCTGCTTCTCGGCTGCCTGTCCTTCTCCCCGTCGCTCCTGCCCCGTGCAGGGATCCTCCAGGGGGTGATCACCGGGATCCTCGCCGCGATCGGGTACGCGCTCGGTGTGACCGCCGCGTGGATCTGGCGGGCCTTCACCGACAGGGAACCACGTCCTGCGAGAGGCCGGTCCTGGCGCGTCCTCCTCGTCGCCGGGGTCGTCCTGTTCGGCGTCGCATTCGGCCTCGGCCAGTACTGGCAGCACCGGATCCGCCTGCTCCTCGGTGTGACGGAGTACAGCCTTCTCCAGGCGATCGTCATGCCCCTGGTGGCCTTCCTGTTCTTCTGGATCATCCTGCTGGCCGCTCGCGGGGTCCGCCGGGTGTACCGCTGGGTGGCCGGCCTGCTCCGAATGTATGTGGGTGAGAGGGCGGCGAAGGCGGTGGGCGGCATCCTGGTAGCCGCCGCGTCCGTGCTGTTGCTGAGCGGTCTGCTCGTCGACGGCCTGGTCGCCGCCGCGAACCAGGCCTTCTCACTGCGGGACACCCAGACCGAGGAGGGGGTGGTCCGGCCGTCGACCGCACTGCGCTCCGGGGGCCCGGGGACGTTCGTGCCATGGGACTCGTTGGGCAGGAAGGGGCGCACGTTCGTGGCGGGCGGACCCTCAGCCGCCGAGATCGAGCGGTTCACCCGCCGCCCGGCGCAGGAGCCTGTTCGTTCGTACGCGGGGTTGCAGACGGCGGGCGACACGGAGACCCGGGCCGCCCGCGCGGTGGCCGACCTGCGCCGCATAGGCGGGTTCCGGCGCCACAACCTCCTGGTCATGACGACGACCGGCAGCGGCTGGGTCGACCCCGCCGCGGTGGACAGCTTCGAGTACCTGACCGGCGGCGACTCCGCGACCGTGGCATTGCAGTACTCCTACCTGCCGTCATGGATGTCGTACCTCGTCGACCAGTCCAAGGCCCGCGAGGCGGGCCGAGAACTCTTCGACGCCGTCTACGACACCTGGTCGAAGCTGCCCCCCGACGCCCGCCCGCGGCTGTACGTGGCCGGCGAGAGCCTCGGGTCGTTCGGCGGTGAGACCGCCTTCAGCGGTGAGTACGACCTCCGGAACCGTACGTCGGGCACGCTCTTCGCGGGCCCGCCCCAGTTCAACACGCTGTTTCGACGATTCAGTGATCACCGCGAGGCCGGCAGCCCCGAGATTCAGCCCGTCTATGAGAACGGGCGCACCGTGCGCTTCGCCTCCGACGCGGCGATGGCCGTCCCGCCGTCGGACACGCCGTGGGAGGGCACGCGCGTGTTGTACCTGCTGCACGCTTCGGACCCGATCGTCTGGTGGGGACCCCACCTGATGTACGACGAGCCGGACTGGATCGGTGAAGCTCCCGGTCACGATGTGCTGGAGAGCATGTTCTGGGTCCCGTTCGTGACGTTCTGGCAGGTCACTGCCGACCTCCCGTTCGCAACGGGTGTGCCCGACGGCCACGGCCACACCTACCGGGCCGAGTACGTCGACGGCTGGAACGCCGTCCTGCGTCCTTCCGGCGTCGGAGAGGAGGACCTCCACCGTCTCCGAACCGTCATCTCACAGGGGTGA
- the pntB gene encoding Re/Si-specific NAD(P)(+) transhydrogenase subunit beta encodes MSATLAAQAAYLVAALLFILALAGLSKHESARLGNAFGMLGMGVALVATVVLAIDGEVSAAGLGLMAGAMLIGAVIGFQRARGVEMTGMPELIALLHSFVGLAAVLVSWNGYLNVEHDPDGHEAKALDALGTLGIHHAEVFIGLFIGAVTFTGSIVAYLKLSAKINSKPLVLPGKNALNLGSLVLFVGLTVWFVITPELWLLITVTVLALALGWHLVASIGGGDMPVVVSMLNSYSGWAAAASGFLLGNDLLIITGALVGSSGAYLSYIMCKAMNRSFISVIAGGFGIEAPSGADVDYGEHQEITAQAAAELLSQARSVVITPGYGMAVAQAQYPVAELTSKLRAKGVDVRFGIHPVAGRLPGHMNVLLAEAKVPYDIVLEMDEINDDFAKTDVVLVIGANDTVNPAGAEDPSSPIAGMPVLTVWEAGKVIVFKRSMASGYAGVQNPLFFKENTAMLFGDAKARVEDIVGAL; translated from the coding sequence ATGTCTGCGACCCTTGCCGCACAGGCGGCCTACCTCGTCGCCGCGCTGCTGTTCATCCTGGCGCTGGCGGGACTCTCCAAGCACGAGTCGGCCCGACTCGGCAACGCCTTCGGCATGCTCGGCATGGGCGTCGCGCTCGTCGCGACGGTCGTCCTCGCGATCGACGGCGAAGTCAGCGCCGCCGGCCTCGGCCTGATGGCCGGCGCCATGTTGATCGGCGCGGTGATCGGCTTCCAGCGCGCCCGTGGCGTCGAGATGACCGGCATGCCCGAGCTGATCGCGCTGCTGCACTCCTTCGTCGGTCTGGCGGCCGTACTGGTCAGCTGGAACGGCTACCTCAACGTCGAGCACGACCCCGACGGCCACGAGGCCAAGGCCCTGGACGCCCTCGGCACGCTGGGCATCCACCACGCCGAGGTGTTCATCGGCCTCTTCATCGGCGCGGTGACCTTCACCGGTTCCATCGTGGCGTACCTGAAGCTCTCCGCGAAGATCAACTCCAAGCCGCTGGTGCTGCCGGGTAAGAACGCCCTCAACCTCGGCTCGCTAGTCCTCTTCGTCGGCCTCACGGTGTGGTTCGTGATCACGCCGGAGCTGTGGCTGCTGATCACCGTGACGGTCCTGGCGCTGGCCCTCGGCTGGCACCTGGTCGCCTCGATCGGCGGCGGTGACATGCCGGTCGTCGTCTCGATGCTCAACAGCTACTCGGGCTGGGCCGCGGCGGCCTCCGGCTTCCTCCTCGGCAACGACCTGCTGATCATCACCGGCGCGCTGGTCGGCTCCTCCGGTGCCTACCTGTCGTACATCATGTGCAAGGCGATGAACCGCTCCTTCATCTCCGTCATCGCCGGCGGCTTCGGCATCGAGGCCCCGTCGGGCGCCGACGTCGACTACGGCGAGCACCAGGAGATCACCGCCCAGGCCGCCGCCGAACTCCTCAGCCAGGCCCGGTCCGTGGTGATCACCCCCGGGTACGGGATGGCCGTCGCCCAGGCGCAGTACCCTGTCGCCGAGCTCACCTCGAAGCTGCGCGCCAAGGGCGTCGACGTGCGGTTCGGCATCCACCCCGTCGCCGGCCGCCTGCCCGGACACATGAACGTGCTCCTGGCCGAGGCCAAGGTGCCGTACGACATCGTCCTCGAAATGGACGAGATCAACGACGACTTCGCCAAGACCGACGTCGTCCTCGTCATCGGCGCCAACGACACGGTCAACCCGGCCGGAGCGGAGGACCCCAGCAGCCCGATCGCGGGCATGCCGGTGCTCACCGTCTGGGAGGCCGGCAAGGTCATCGTCTTCAAGCGCTCGATGGCCTCCGGGTACGCGGGCGTGCAGAACCCGCTCTTCTTCAAGGAGAACACCGCGATGCTCTTCGGCGACGCGAAGGCCCGGGTCGAGGACATCGTCGGCGCCCTCTGA
- a CDS encoding SpoIIE family protein phosphatase — protein sequence MVLYVLRLGPAEAQPTTAAWGVVSVEADQMERWATDQAMLAGLSAQSPISLTVMDEGTRVKWVNPAMENEFGFRGDDYYGLQVRRILPEGEIISSKWRGRSLEAVIEDVFRTGEPVIDLHFRSALPGDPPTHHVWSCSYFRLQDAAGRHLGVCESAFDITERYEAQRRLELLSRSSSIGTTLNGVRTCEELVDVVAPDLTDVAWVDLAESVLTGEEPAPWGESTPSRRVTGGIGAGHGGAPWRGLPADGRRLALPLTAGAAGLGMVTLVRTAERAPFSDAERALAAELVAHTAVCLDNGRRYAKEHATALLFQRNLLPQELPEHTAVEIAHYYAPGQGLTGVGGDWYDVIPLSGARVGLVVGDVVGHGLHAAVTMGRLRTTVRALAALDLAPEELLGRLDDLIGQARIGIDPKEANGMDPAVGARCLYLVYDAVHGRCAVASAGHLPPVLIAPGGAAAPLEVSVGLPLGVGGLPFESAEFEIAENSLLALFTDGLVTGAEHDPEAGVAVLCRTLDECSGLPPAAVRDRIVASGLPADGHDDVALVVGRVHALAEDHMAGWRVDPDPVEVAGARAATNAQLEQWGLDDVGFAVELIVSELVTNAIRYGAPPVDLRLLRDKDRALICEVSDSRETSPHLRRARPDEEGGRGLFLVAQLADRWGTRYTREGKTIWAEVPIGADAGGLDLFGDVLSD from the coding sequence GTGGTGCTGTACGTCCTGCGGCTTGGGCCCGCCGAGGCGCAGCCGACTACCGCGGCCTGGGGCGTCGTGTCCGTCGAGGCGGATCAGATGGAACGCTGGGCGACCGACCAGGCCATGCTGGCCGGGCTCTCCGCCCAGTCGCCGATCTCGCTGACCGTCATGGACGAGGGCACCCGGGTGAAGTGGGTCAACCCCGCCATGGAGAACGAGTTCGGCTTCAGGGGCGACGACTACTACGGCCTGCAGGTTCGAAGGATCCTCCCCGAGGGGGAGATCATCTCCTCGAAATGGCGAGGCCGCTCGCTCGAAGCGGTGATCGAGGACGTCTTCCGGACCGGCGAACCCGTCATCGACCTCCACTTCCGAAGTGCCTTGCCGGGCGACCCACCCACACACCACGTCTGGTCCTGCTCCTATTTCCGCCTGCAGGACGCCGCCGGCCGCCATTTGGGAGTCTGTGAATCGGCCTTCGACATCACCGAGCGCTACGAGGCCCAACGACGTCTCGAGCTGCTGAGCCGTTCTTCCAGCATCGGCACGACACTGAACGGGGTCCGAACGTGCGAGGAACTCGTCGATGTGGTGGCCCCAGATCTCACGGACGTGGCATGGGTGGACCTGGCGGAGTCCGTACTCACTGGTGAGGAACCCGCTCCCTGGGGCGAATCGACACCTTCCCGCAGGGTCACCGGCGGTATCGGCGCAGGTCACGGCGGTGCGCCTTGGAGGGGGCTCCCGGCCGACGGCAGGCGACTCGCCCTTCCCCTGACCGCCGGAGCCGCCGGGCTCGGGATGGTCACCCTTGTGCGAACCGCCGAAAGGGCCCCCTTCAGCGACGCCGAACGCGCACTGGCCGCCGAGCTGGTCGCCCACACGGCGGTCTGCCTCGACAACGGGCGGCGCTATGCCAAGGAACACGCCACCGCCCTGCTCTTCCAGCGCAACCTGCTCCCGCAGGAGCTGCCCGAGCACACCGCTGTGGAGATCGCCCACTACTACGCCCCCGGTCAGGGGCTCACGGGGGTCGGCGGCGACTGGTACGACGTGATCCCGCTGTCAGGCGCCCGCGTCGGGCTCGTGGTGGGTGATGTGGTGGGGCACGGGCTGCACGCTGCGGTCACGATGGGGCGGCTGCGGACAACCGTACGTGCCCTTGCCGCGCTCGACCTCGCGCCCGAGGAGCTCCTCGGGCGGCTCGACGACCTGATCGGACAGGCGCGTATCGGCATCGATCCGAAGGAGGCGAACGGCATGGACCCGGCGGTGGGCGCGCGGTGTCTGTACCTGGTGTACGACGCCGTACACGGACGGTGCGCCGTGGCAAGCGCGGGTCATCTGCCGCCGGTCCTGATCGCTCCCGGCGGCGCCGCCGCGCCGCTCGAGGTTTCCGTCGGCCTGCCTCTGGGCGTCGGTGGCCTGCCCTTCGAGTCCGCCGAGTTCGAGATCGCGGAGAACAGCCTGCTCGCGCTGTTCACCGACGGGCTCGTGACGGGCGCCGAGCATGATCCCGAGGCGGGAGTCGCCGTTCTGTGCCGGACGCTGGACGAGTGCTCCGGTCTTCCGCCGGCCGCGGTCCGGGACCGGATCGTCGCGTCCGGGCTTCCTGCCGACGGCCACGACGACGTGGCGCTCGTCGTCGGCCGCGTCCACGCCCTGGCCGAGGACCACATGGCCGGTTGGCGCGTCGACCCGGATCCGGTCGAGGTGGCCGGAGCCCGGGCGGCGACGAACGCGCAGCTGGAGCAGTGGGGCCTCGACGACGTCGGCTTCGCCGTCGAGCTGATCGTCAGCGAACTCGTCACCAATGCCATCCGGTACGGGGCTCCGCCGGTGGACCTGCGGCTCCTGCGGGACAAGGACCGCGCCCTGATCTGCGAGGTCTCGGACAGCCGCGAGACCTCGCCGCACCTGCGGAGGGCACGGCCGGACGAAGAGGGCGGCCGCGGCCTGTTCCTGGTCGCCCAGCTCGCCGATCGGTGGGGCACCCGCTACACCCGTGAGGGAAAGACGATCTGGGCCGAGGTTCCGATCGGCGCCGACGCCGGGGGCCTCGACCTCTTCGGAGACGTCCTCAGCGACTGA
- a CDS encoding MBL fold metallo-hydrolase, which translates to MDTPAGGYRPAEYGRVSVLVGEGGGAYPHGNSLLVRGSSASLVVDPSLSLLGAAPPADAVLVSHAHEDHIAGLGGYEVPVHIHEGDLDALRSREALLAQFGLPSDEADALGEQMWEAFQVRERPDARGFGDGTVFDLGDRTVTVVHLPGHTAGHSGFLIEPDGFLFVADIDLTSFGPYYGDVGSNLVDFEASMRRCREIDARWYGTSHQKGVIEGAAEFRRRLDAFADVVEKRDAALLTFLREPRTVDEIVEHRLVYRPHVEGPQVRPVERRTAVQHLDRLMSGGRVAEAEEGRFRAT; encoded by the coding sequence ATGGACACGCCCGCCGGAGGGTACAGGCCGGCAGAGTACGGCCGGGTCAGCGTGCTTGTCGGCGAAGGAGGAGGCGCCTACCCGCACGGCAACTCGCTCCTCGTGCGCGGCTCGTCCGCGTCGCTGGTCGTTGATCCGTCGCTGTCGCTGCTGGGGGCGGCTCCCCCGGCGGACGCGGTCCTCGTGAGCCACGCGCACGAGGACCACATCGCCGGTCTCGGAGGCTACGAGGTGCCGGTCCACATCCATGAAGGCGATCTCGACGCGCTGCGATCGCGCGAGGCTCTGCTCGCCCAGTTCGGCCTCCCGTCCGATGAGGCCGATGCCCTCGGCGAGCAGATGTGGGAGGCGTTCCAAGTCCGGGAACGGCCGGACGCGAGGGGCTTCGGCGACGGGACCGTGTTCGACCTCGGGGACCGCACGGTGACCGTCGTACACCTCCCCGGCCACACCGCCGGCCACAGCGGCTTCTTGATCGAGCCGGACGGCTTCCTGTTCGTGGCGGACATCGACCTCACGTCGTTCGGTCCGTACTACGGCGACGTCGGCAGCAACCTCGTGGACTTCGAGGCGTCGATGCGCCGCTGCCGGGAGATCGACGCCCGCTGGTACGGCACGTCCCACCAGAAAGGCGTCATCGAGGGCGCCGCGGAGTTCCGCCGCAGGCTGGATGCCTTCGCCGACGTGGTGGAGAAGAGGGACGCGGCGCTCCTCACGTTCCTCCGTGAGCCGCGGACCGTGGACGAGATCGTCGAGCATCGACTGGTCTACCGGCCCCACGTCGAAGGGCCACAGGTGAGGCCGGTGGAACGGAGGACCGCCGTGCAACACCTTGACCGGCTGATGAGCGGAGGACGGGTCGCGGAGGCGGAGGAAGGCCGGTTCCGCGCGACATGA
- a CDS encoding Re/Si-specific NAD(P)(+) transhydrogenase subunit alpha, producing the protein MIVGVLKEARAGESRVSATPATVEQIRKLGYEIVVDPGAGVAAGFTDGAYEAAGATVGDAVAADVVLGVNAPSAAQLDGVRAEATVIAMFSPAFDPAMVEDLGRRPFTVLSMDAVPRISRAQSMDVLSSMANIAGYRAVIEAAHEFGRFFTGQVTAAGKVPPAKVLVAGAGVAGLAAIGASGSLGAIVRATDPRPEVADQVRSLGGEYLSIESPEVEVSKTGYAKEMGDDYKTREAELYAAQCREVDIVITTALIPGRPAPTLITAEMVASMKPGSVIVDMAAANGGNVVGTVKGEKVVTANGVTIIGYTDLAGRLPAQASQLYGTNLVNLLKLMTPGKDGHLVLDWDDPVQRSITVVRAGESAWPPPPVQVSAAPAAAPAKAAAEPAKPAKTPMTPKQRFGGVALGALALFLLAAFAPAALLPHVTVFVLAIVIGYYVIGHVHHALHTPLMSVTNAISGIIVVGALLQIGHSSTAVTVLSVVAILLASINVFGGFAVTRRMLAMFNRS; encoded by the coding sequence GTGATTGTCGGAGTCCTCAAGGAAGCGCGGGCAGGTGAGAGTCGCGTTTCGGCCACGCCGGCCACGGTCGAACAGATCCGCAAACTGGGCTACGAGATCGTGGTCGACCCGGGGGCCGGCGTGGCGGCCGGTTTCACCGACGGCGCCTATGAGGCCGCCGGCGCGACCGTCGGTGATGCGGTGGCGGCGGACGTGGTCCTCGGGGTCAACGCCCCAAGTGCCGCGCAGTTGGACGGGGTCCGGGCGGAGGCGACGGTGATCGCCATGTTCTCCCCGGCCTTCGACCCGGCGATGGTCGAGGACCTGGGCCGCCGCCCCTTCACCGTGCTCTCGATGGACGCCGTGCCGCGCATCAGCCGGGCGCAGTCGATGGACGTGCTGTCCTCGATGGCGAACATCGCCGGCTACCGGGCCGTCATCGAGGCGGCGCACGAGTTCGGCCGGTTCTTCACCGGCCAGGTGACGGCCGCGGGCAAGGTGCCGCCCGCGAAGGTGCTCGTCGCGGGCGCCGGCGTCGCCGGCCTGGCGGCGATCGGCGCCTCGGGCTCGCTCGGCGCGATCGTCCGGGCCACCGACCCGCGACCGGAGGTGGCCGACCAGGTCCGCTCTCTGGGCGGCGAGTACCTGTCGATCGAGTCCCCCGAGGTGGAGGTCTCCAAGACCGGCTACGCGAAGGAGATGGGCGACGACTACAAGACGCGCGAGGCCGAGCTCTACGCCGCGCAGTGCCGCGAGGTCGACATCGTCATCACCACCGCCCTGATTCCGGGACGCCCCGCGCCGACGCTGATCACCGCCGAGATGGTGGCGAGCATGAAGCCCGGTTCGGTGATCGTCGACATGGCGGCCGCCAACGGCGGCAACGTCGTCGGCACCGTGAAGGGCGAGAAAGTCGTCACCGCCAACGGCGTGACGATCATCGGCTACACCGACCTGGCTGGCCGGTTGCCCGCGCAGGCCTCGCAGTTGTACGGCACCAACCTGGTGAACCTGCTGAAGCTGATGACGCCCGGCAAGGACGGGCACCTGGTCCTCGACTGGGACGACCCGGTTCAGCGCTCGATCACCGTGGTGCGCGCGGGCGAGTCCGCCTGGCCGCCCCCGCCGGTCCAGGTCTCGGCGGCCCCGGCCGCCGCACCCGCCAAGGCCGCGGCGGAACCGGCGAAGCCGGCGAAGACGCCGATGACGCCGAAGCAGCGGTTCGGCGGCGTGGCCCTCGGCGCCCTGGCGCTATTCCTCCTCGCCGCGTTCGCCCCCGCGGCGCTGCTGCCGCACGTGACGGTCTTCGTCCTGGCGATCGTGATCGGTTACTACGTGATCGGCCACGTGCACCACGCCCTGCACACGCCGCTGATGTCGGTGACGAACGCGATCTCCGGGATCATCGTCGTCGGCGCGCTCCTGCAGATCGGCCACTCCAGCACGGCGGTCACCGTGCTGTCGGTCGTGGCGATCCTCCTGGCCAGTATCAACGTCTTCGGCGGCTTCGCGGTGACGCGTCGCATGCTCGCCATGTTCAACCGGAGCTGA
- a CDS encoding cation:proton antiporter: MVAVLVLLSLLFLWSLVSERLARWSVTAPIAFAIAGLVLTSGDRPAVSLDLDTHTFQRIVELVLAVMLFTDATEATGYERLGKTVGEGRLLGLALPASVLLAVLFGALLFPGTNWWLLAVAALCVMPMDLAPVLMFLRDERIPLRVRAALNIEGGFNDGLISPLFVFCVANLRTTDGDTFTDLVVNALKGAGYAVLAGGLIGLVAAWLVRRCLERAWATPAGLRMAILALPFLAFAASVLIDGNGFVAAFVAGLCYARTAHAVGDDNLDLVYDASHLMALAVWFTFGALIAEEFADGIDLPVLGYALLALTVARIVPVVAALTGTRFSRAERLTVGWLGSRGVTSIVFAVLAYTQLTGDDAAFVVKVTCATVLLSVVLHGVTMEPVARWFSRRSQPAAPTAPADSAG; the protein is encoded by the coding sequence ATGGTCGCTGTCCTCGTCCTCCTGTCCCTTCTGTTCCTCTGGTCCCTGGTGTCGGAGCGGCTCGCCCGCTGGAGCGTCACGGCGCCCATCGCCTTCGCGATCGCCGGACTCGTCCTCACCAGTGGAGACCGTCCGGCGGTCTCGTTGGACCTGGACACCCACACGTTCCAGAGGATCGTCGAACTCGTGCTGGCCGTGATGCTGTTCACGGACGCCACTGAGGCCACCGGATACGAGCGGCTGGGCAAGACGGTGGGGGAGGGGCGTCTCCTGGGCCTGGCCCTGCCGGCTTCCGTCCTCCTCGCCGTACTCTTCGGCGCCCTGCTCTTCCCCGGAACGAACTGGTGGCTCCTCGCCGTGGCCGCGCTCTGCGTGATGCCCATGGACCTCGCCCCCGTCCTCATGTTCCTGAGGGACGAACGGATTCCCCTGCGGGTGAGGGCAGCCCTGAACATCGAGGGAGGATTCAACGACGGTTTGATCTCCCCTCTCTTCGTGTTCTGCGTGGCCAATCTGCGCACCACTGACGGCGACACCTTCACCGACCTCGTCGTGAACGCTCTCAAGGGGGCCGGGTACGCGGTTCTGGCCGGCGGACTCATCGGGCTCGTGGCCGCCTGGCTGGTGCGGAGGTGCCTGGAGCGCGCGTGGGCCACGCCCGCCGGGCTGCGCATGGCGATCCTGGCCCTGCCGTTCCTCGCCTTCGCGGCCTCCGTGCTGATCGACGGCAACGGCTTCGTCGCGGCGTTCGTCGCCGGTCTGTGCTACGCCCGCACGGCGCATGCCGTCGGCGACGACAACCTCGATCTCGTGTACGACGCCAGCCATCTGATGGCCCTGGCGGTGTGGTTCACCTTCGGCGCGCTGATCGCGGAGGAGTTCGCCGACGGAATCGACCTGCCGGTCCTCGGCTACGCGTTGCTCGCTCTCACCGTTGCCCGGATCGTGCCCGTGGTCGCCGCGCTCACCGGCACGCGCTTCAGCCGGGCCGAACGTCTCACCGTCGGCTGGCTCGGCTCGCGCGGCGTCACGTCCATCGTCTTCGCCGTCCTCGCGTACACCCAGCTGACGGGTGACGACGCGGCCTTCGTCGTCAAGGTGACCTGCGCGACCGTCCTGCTGAGCGTCGTCCTGCACGGAGTCACGATGGAACCCGTCGCACGCTGGTTCTCGCGTCGTTCTCAGCCCGCTGCGCCCACCGCACCAGCCGATTCCGCAGGGTGA
- a CDS encoding DUF1345 domain-containing protein: MHPSRSGPRRRNQWLSERRRSTVSGCIAAGTAALLLGLDHSWAQISGADVCVLLLLAYLFPYLLITTIAFSTASPERVRSWADRESRGTVLQRYVYGTAPGPGVSLFIAAAALVVAVVWRPGHMGSELEPLPRAAVALILVAVAWICVAVSFAVAFQADNLVEEEQALDFPGEEIPSWIDYVYFAFSVMTTFGTTDVDVTSKEMRRTVTVNACIAFVFNTVTVASLVSALDSV; encoded by the coding sequence GTGCATCCGTCACGTTCCGGACCGCGCCGTCGGAACCAGTGGCTCTCCGAACGCCGCCGGTCGACAGTGAGCGGATGCATCGCCGCGGGAACAGCGGCGCTGCTCCTCGGTCTCGATCACAGCTGGGCGCAGATCTCGGGGGCCGACGTGTGCGTGCTCCTGCTGCTCGCCTACCTCTTTCCCTATCTCCTGATCACGACCATCGCCTTCTCGACCGCATCCCCGGAGAGGGTGCGCAGCTGGGCCGACCGCGAGTCTCGAGGCACGGTGCTCCAGCGGTACGTGTACGGGACAGCGCCCGGCCCGGGGGTCTCTCTCTTCATCGCGGCTGCCGCCCTCGTGGTGGCGGTCGTGTGGCGCCCCGGGCACATGGGCTCCGAACTCGAACCCCTTCCCCGCGCGGCGGTGGCGCTCATCCTGGTCGCCGTCGCCTGGATCTGCGTGGCCGTCTCCTTCGCGGTCGCCTTCCAGGCCGACAACCTGGTGGAGGAGGAACAGGCGCTGGATTTCCCGGGCGAGGAAATCCCGAGCTGGATCGACTACGTCTATTTCGCCTTCTCGGTCATGACGACGTTCGGCACCACCGACGTCGACGTGACGTCCAAGGAGATGCGCCGGACCGTGACGGTCAACGCGTGCATCGCTTTCGTCTTCAACACCGTGACCGTGGCCAGTCTCGTCTCCGCCCTGGACAGCGTATGA